A genomic stretch from Heptranchias perlo isolate sHepPer1 chromosome 28, sHepPer1.hap1, whole genome shotgun sequence includes:
- the LOC137344759 gene encoding uncharacterized protein, translated as MVYTSKIARQCWLFPLFTVSDTASPLTLSGTASPLTLSGTASPLTVSGTASPLTLSGTASPLTLSGTASPLSLSGTASPLSLSGTASPLTLSGTASPLTLSGTASPLTVSGTASPLTVSGTASPLTLSGTASPLTLSGTASPLSLSGTASPLTLSGTASPLTVSGTASPLTVSGTASPLTLSGTASPLTLSGTASPLTVSGTASPLSLSGTASPLSLSGTASPLTLSGTASPLALSGTASPLTLSDAASPLTLSGTASPLTLSDAASPLTLSGTASPLTLSGTASPLTLSGTASPLTLSGTASPLTLSGTASPLTLSDTASPLTLSDTACPLSLSDAASPLSLSGTASPLTLSDTASPLTLSGTASPLSLSGTASPLSLSGAASPLTLSGTASPLTLSGTASPLSLSGAASPLTVSDAACPLR; from the coding sequence AtggtctacacttcaaaaattgccAGGCAGTGCTGGCTGTTTCCACTGTTTACAGTGAGTGACACAGCCTCCCCTCTGACGCTGAGTGGCACAGCCTCCCCTCTGACGCTGAGTGGCACAGCCTCCCCTCTGACAGTGAGTGGCACGGCCTCCCCTCTGACGCTGAGTGGCACGGCCTCCCCTCTGACATTGAGTGGCACAGCCTCCCCTCTGTCGCTGAGTGGCACGGCCTCCCCTCTGTCGCTGAGTGGCACAGCCTCCCCTCTGACGCTGAGTGGCACGGCCTCCCCTCTGACGCTGAGTGGCACGGCCTCCCCTCTGACAGTGAGTGGCACGGCCTCCCCTCTGACAGTGAGTGGCACAGCCTCCCCTCTGACGCTGAGTGGCACGGCCTCCCCTCTGACGCTGAGTGGCACGGCCTCCCCTCTGTCGCTGAGTGGCACGGCCTCCCCTCTGACGCTGAGTGGCACAGCCTCCCCTCTGACAGTGAGTGGCACAGCCTCCCCTCTGACAGTGAGTGGCACGGCCTCCCCTCTGACGCTGAGTGGCACGGCCTCCCCTCTGACGCTGAGTGGCACGGCCTCCCCTCTGACAGTGAGTGGCACAGCCTCCCCTCTGTCGCTGAGTGGCACGGCCTCCCCTCTGTCGCTGAGTGGCACAGCCTCCCCTCTGACGCTGAGTGGCACAGCCTCCCCTCTGGCACTGAGTGGCACAGCCTCCCCTCTGACGCTGAGTGACGCAGCCTCCCCTCTGACGCTGAGTGGCACAGCctcccctctgacactgagtGACGCAGCCTCCCCTCTGACGCTGAGTGGCACAGCctcccctctgacactgagtGGCACAGCCTCCCCTCTGACGCTGAGTGGCACAGCCTCCCCTCTGACGCTGAGTGGCACAGCCTCCCCTCTGACGCTGAGTGGCACAGCCTCCCCTCTGACGCTGAGTGACACAGCCTCCCCTCTGACGCTGAGTGACACAGCCTGCCCTCTGTCGCTGAGTGACGCAGCCTCCCCTCTGTCGCTGAGTGGCACAGCCTCCCCTCTGACGCTGAGTGACACAGCCTCCCCTCTGACGCTGAGTGGCACAGCCTCCCCTCTGTCGCTGAGTGGCACAGCCTCCCCTCTGTCGCTGAGTGGCGCAGCCTCCCCTCTGACGCTGAGTGGCACAGCCTCCCCTCTGACGCTGAGTGGCACAGCCTCCCCTCTGTCGCTGAGTGGCGCAGCCTCCCCTCTGACAGTGAGTGACGCAGCCTGCCCTCTTCGCTGA